The DNA region GCGCTGCGAAATAGACGTGAAATTAGACCGCTCAGATTCGGCCGGGCTGCGGGCGCCCTGGGGAATGTCCTCGTATGAGTTAGCCAACTGTAGGGGCTGCAGAGGAGGTGTTCTTGGCCGGGGTGAATTACTAGCTGCGGGAGGCGCAGGCTCGGCGAAGCGAGGGTCCACATCCTCGTAGTACTCACTAGGGGCCGGTCTTAGCCCTGGGTttgtttgctgctgttgtggaggttggaggttaGGGCCAGGACCGCCCCTGAGATCAAAAGGTGGCCGAGTGGAAACAGCTGTAAGTGGTGAAGGGGTCCTGACCGGATTCTGATTCCAGGCTTGCCTAGGGGGGACATATGCGGTGCTGGACAAAGAAGTTACTATGGCAAGGCCGTGGTAAGGGGTGGTGCATCGAGGAAGCAACTTACTCATCCTGGCTATATCTGCTGGCGTCACTGACATACGTGTCATGTCTCGCCCCTGGTGATAACCTCGCCTGCTGCATGGCTAGCATACCCGCAACATCGGAATCGCTATCCCGGATTCCATATTGTCCCACGCCACGGTTGCTACCCGTCGCATCCATCTCCACGGCCCGGGTGGGAATGCCATCGTCGATTCCTgggagcggtggtggcgacTCTGCCCTGGGAAGGCTGTCgcggttgttggggttgtaaGCATTGTATCCTCCAGCCGACACATTCGAGGCCGATCTGCTGACATATCCAGGCGCGGACGGCGGGCCTGGTGATGGCTGCCGGGCATCATATGGGACTGGCCCGGGCCCGTATGGACctgctggtgatggtcttCTGTCGTAAGGCCCGGGAGTTCCCCGATAGCTTGGCGGAAGAGGCCgtccaccgccaccccgtggtggcggtgaaCCATACCCACCCCTGACACTCGGCGGAGTGCCGTGACCACCACGGCCCTGCGGACCGCCATACCCCCCGCGCCCTCCTCCTGGTGATGGCCCATATCCATTGTAACCACCCCTGCCGGGCCCCGGGTATCCTCCGCGACCTCTGTAGCCTCCTGGAGGACCTCCGCCTCTCCCTCTCGAATTCATCCGTTCGTAAGAGGGTGCCCTCATAGGATACCCGTCAGGACCAGGCGAGGGATCAGCATAACCTCGCGAACCCGGAGTGTTGGTCATGGACCTTTGTGCCGTGATGTCCGACGGATTAGGACCTGTATCGTTGACATAAGTGGTCGAGCCATCTGTCGCGTagttgttgtttggggatCGGTCAGTCGGGCTCATCGAGGTGAGCGGCACCCTCTCATCACTGCTTCgatcatccttcttctcgaatGCAGCAAATTCGGGGAGGGCGTCTGGTCTTCCGTTGGCACCGCTGAGCATCGGGACAGTAGGCTGCTGGGGTGCAGGGCTAGTGGACACAGGAGGAGCCTGTTGCAACTGCCGATTATAGTAGTTCTCTCCACTCATCTCTGCATTTTCAGCGATGCGCTGCTTCCTGGCCTTTCTGCTAACGATCGTCCTACGCATAGCACACGAAACCAGCCCGCTGATGGCAACCAAAACCGTAGCAGCCAGAACGATGTAGGACCCCCACGCCATGTGCGGCACGAAGAGGAGCACATCGACCAGGAAGCTCAAGAGGCAAACCAGGAAGGTGAAGATGCCAAAGATGAACAAGGCTAACAAGTATCGACCCGAGTGAGCCGGGCTATGCAAGtgggcaacaacagccaagACGAACATGATCAGCGTCAGAAGCGCGGCGACCGG from Podospora pseudoanserina strain CBS 124.78 chromosome 1, whole genome shotgun sequence includes:
- the RIM9 gene encoding regulator of ime2 (COG:S; EggNog:ENOG503NVK9), whose amino-acid sequence is MLRPATPLSVLLFAAFCLLLLSSLSAPVISAIPLGQWMGVDFGVFGFCNGGSCTPIEIGYDVQQLSADGFDIPAGTRTTLTTLLVIHPVAALLTLIMFVLAVVAHLHSPAHSGRYLLALFIFGIFTFLVCLLSFLVDVLLFVPHMAWGSYIVLAATVLVAISGLVSCAMRRTIVSRKARKQRIAENAEMSGENYYNRQLQQAPPVSTSPAPQQPTVPMLSGANGRPDALPEFAAFEKKDDRSSDERVPLTSMSPTDRSPNNNYATDGSTTYVNDTGPNPSDITAQRSMTNTPGSRGYADPSPGPDGYPMRAPSYERMNSRGRGGGPPGGYRGRGGYPGPGRGGYNGYGPSPGGGRGGYGGPQGRGGHGTPPSVRGGYGSPPPRGGGGRPLPPSYRGTPGPYDRRPSPAGPYGPGPVPYDARQPSPGPPSAPGYVSRSASNVSAGGYNAYNPNNRDSLPRAESPPPLPGIDDGIPTRAVEMDATGSNRGVGQYGIRDSDSDVAGMLAMQQARLSPGARHDTYVSDASRYSQDDTAYVPPRQAWNQNPVRTPSPLTAVSTRPPFDLRGGPGPNLQPPQQQQTNPGLRPAPSEYYEDVDPRFAEPAPPAASNSPRPRTPPLQPLQLANSYEDIPQGARSPAESERSNFTSISQRGINPRWQPPPEMPQMIPRRPVGNNGPRPADLLLNSNPDFELPTRGGGNPR